One Littorina saxatilis isolate snail1 linkage group LG10, US_GU_Lsax_2.0, whole genome shotgun sequence DNA window includes the following coding sequences:
- the LOC138979194 gene encoding uncharacterized protein, whose product MKLCLAFLCCSAAVVFAQRGGWGEWVWQGIRDRYDHRDVIDTLHTYRFVEHKTSSSHLLIAISDNRDHRECFVVEVDNMWTHLLDDHNNVNMIVEEIYHMIIDPNLPSLTITTDNIKNYYHDISGADECQDHRSHLIKYTPSFAPTGIVQSTQAPTNTQPDQTTTNEAPTSTHRVRPIG is encoded by the exons ATGAAGCTCTGTTTGGCTTTTCTGTGTTGCTCGGCTGCTGTGGTTTTT GCCCAAAGAGGAGGATGGGGGGAGTGGGTGTGGCAGGGAATCCGGGACCGTTACGACCATCGTGACGTCATCGACACTCTACACACATACCGCTTTGTAGAACACAAAACCTCG AGCAGTCACCTGCTGATCGCCATCAGTGACAACAGGGATCACCGGGAGTGTTTCGTGGTGGAGGTGGACAATATGTGGACACACCTGCTGGATGACCACAACAACGTCAACATGATCGTG GAGGAGATCTACCACATGATCATCGACCCCAATCTTCCTTCCTTGACCATCACCACAGACAACATCAAGAATTACTACCATGATATCAGCGGCGCTGACGAATGTCAAGACCACCGCTCGCATCTCATTAAGTACACACCATCCTTTGCCCCGACTGGAATTGTTCAGTCCACCCAAGCACCAACCAACACGCAGCCTGATCAAACCACGACCAATGAAGCCCCCACCTCCACTCATCGCGTTCGTCCGATAGGTTGA